The Pseudophryne corroboree isolate aPseCor3 chromosome 2, aPseCor3.hap2, whole genome shotgun sequence genome has a segment encoding these proteins:
- the LOC135015880 gene encoding uncharacterized protein LOC135015880: protein MGMLSSSTTHKRKSKIWSVIAKKVSTEGVRIRTIENCKKRWRDCKKITKDKMARLARHTKGTGGGSSLDINFNQWEEKIRNHFNPVLVEGVEGGVDSAEAVLATTLASRASGEQPGQSSILQRAPTATASAKRTSATSQNIWKKKQVELHGKSQAKDVGVASAIRQPVAVNPVRLLPAAPPASESAPTGPPASILTKAQRKTSSNPDVMVQMETSLDTSSVMVQRQEIVHLPYQGTMHTDNVAISQPPPAHIPDMGPMSEGSGIVDQPQQTSTTSSIHSEDHVQAEMPTTPFDNIAEVAREMDSNHESHRRKMEGSMIFLAQCVDRLADNVEESSKERRAKENLTEIQHTQIIDGLNNINGTLCQINTLLTQSSSTSISMATSLAVIADELRRSHVTISDFPSPFLSNTPQETYVPRPTPSSIRVSHAQQEGTASSLRRRLMDEQEGHQHTQEHM from the exons ATGGGCATGCTGTCGTCTTCAACCACACATAAGCGAAAGTCTAAAATATGGTCAGTAATTGCCAAAAAAGTGAGCACAGAGGGGGTCCGAATCAGAACCATTGAGAACTGTAAGAAACGCTGGAGAGATTGCAAAAAAATTACAAAAGATAAGATGGCTCGGCTTGCAAGACACACCAAGGGGACTGGTGGTGGATCCTCCCTTGATATTAATTTCAACCAATGGGAAGAAAAGATCCGCAATCACTTCAACCCGGTTTTGGTAGAAGGTGTTGAAGGAGGTGTGGACTCAGCTGAAGCTGTCTTGGCCACTACTttgg CTTCGAGAGCTTCAGGTGAGCAGCCAGGCCAGAGTAGTATACTCCAAAGGGCACCCACTGCTACTGCAAGTGCTAAGCGCACTAGTGCCACCTCCCAAAATATTTGGAAGAAGAAACAAGTCGAACTCCATGGGAAAAGTCAagcaaaag ATGTTGGAGTGGCTAGTGCAATTCGTCAGCCTGTTGCAGTGAACCCTGTGCGTCTGCTTCCTGCAG CACCCCCAGCCAGTGAATCTGCACCTACTGGGCCACCTGCCTCCATCCTGACTAAAGCTCAGCGCAAAACTTCTTCAAACCCAG ATGTTATGGTTCAAATGGAAACATCACTGGACACATCCTCCGTAATGGTGCAGCGACAAGAAATTGTGCATTTGCCATATCAGGGGACAATGCATACAGATAATGTGGCCATTAGCCAACCACCTCCGGCACATATTCCAGATATGGGGCCAATGTCTGAAG GCAGTGGAATAGTTGATCAGCCACAACAGACATCAACCACCAGCTCCATACATTCTGAAG ATCATGTACAAGCAGAGATGCCCACCACTCCGTTTGATAATATTGCTGAAGTGGCCCGCGAAATGGACTCTAACCATGAAAGTCACCGTCGCAAAATGGAGGGAAGTATGATATTTCTCGCCCAATGTGTGGATCGTCTTGCCGACAATGTGGAGGAAAGTTCAAAAGAGCGACGTGCAAAAGAAAACCTCACTGAAATCCAGCACACCCAAATTATAGATGGTCTGAACAACATAAACGGGACTCTCTGCCAAATTAACACCTTGCTCACTCAGTCCTCATCCACCTCTATCTCGATGGCAACAAGTCTGGCGGTCATTGCAGATGAGCTACGGCGATCACATGTAACTATAAGTGACTTTCCAAGCCCTTTCCTGTCCAACACACCCCAGGAGACATATGTTCCACGGCCCACTCCCTCATCTATCAGAGTGTCTCATGCTCAACAAGAAGGCACTGCATCCTCTTTGCGGAGAAGGCTAATGGACGAGCAGGAAGGCCACCAGCACACTCAAG AACATATGTGA
- the LOC135015896 gene encoding putative nuclease HARBI1: protein MDYFPDSVWVFMLAACASESRMQWLEEHSADTMTPHTNLQLARIPRPRLYRERRLLDGIREDSVVKLYRLSPSAIYELYELLHEDLDTKMPTNKAVPGMCKLLGALHFLASGTYQPTLAEVAGMSQATFSRCLNQFLKAILKHTGKFIKFPQCDAEWRAVKGDFYELAQMPNVLGAIDCTHIAMTAPKQMEEYYRNRKFFHSLNVQMVCDANLRIMNVNARFPGSTHDSFILQQSAICRLFEEGAFPNGWLLGDAGYGNRSWLLTPLSDPHGTAERRYQKAHKKTRVVIEQTFGVLKSRFRSIDRGKGLLLYSPSKVCSIVVACSILHNICIANQLEMVIDPLVPLDLNLSSVVPNVIDMGSDTRQDVIAGFFSS from the exons ATGGACTATTTCCCAGATTCTGTGTGGGTGTTCATGCTTGCAGCCTGTGCCAGTGAATCCAGAATGCAATGGCTGGAGGAGCACAGTGCTGATACCATGACACCACACACTAATCTGCAGCTGGCCCGTATACCTAGGCCTCGTTTGTATCGCGAAAGACGTTTGCTAGATGGTATACGAGAGGATAGTGTGGTAAAGCTTTACCGCCTTTCCCCCTCAGCAATTTATGAGCTATATGAGCTCTTACATGAGGATTTGGACACCAAAATGCCAACAAACAAAGCAGTGCCTGGGATGTGCAAACTTCTCGGTGCATTGCATTTTTTGGCATCTGGCACATATCAGCCCACTTTAGCCGAAGTGGCTGGTATGTCTCAGGCAACGTTTTCCCGTTGCCTGAACCAATTTCTCAAAGCTATATTAAAACACACTGGGAAATTTATTAAATTTCCCCAGTGTGATGCTGAGTGGCGTGCTGTGAAGGGGGATTTTTATGAGCTTGCGcaaatgcccaatgtgcttggtgcAATAGACTGCACCCACATTGCAATGACTGCGCCAAAGCAAATGGAAGAATATTACCGAAACCGTAAGTTCTTTCATTCGCTTAATGTCCAgatggtttgtgatgcaaacctAAGGATAATGAATGTGAATGCACGCTTTCCTGGGTCCACTCACGATTCCTTTATCTTGCAGCAGTCTGCAATCTGCCGTCTGTTTGAGGAAGGTGCTTTTCCAAAcggctggctgttag gtGATGCTGGATACGGGAATCGGTCGTGGCTGCTCACTCCTCTGTCAGATCCACATGGTACTGCTGAAAGGCGGTATCAAAAGGCCCACAAAAAGACCAGAGTTGTTATAGAACAAACTTTTGGCGTTCTTAAAAGCCGATTTAGGAGCATAGACCGCGGCAAGGGTCTTCTTCTCTATTCTCCATCCAAAGTTTGCAGTATAGTAGTTGCATGCAGCATTCTGCACAACATCTGTATTGCAAACCAACTGGAGATGGTGATTGATCCATTGGTTCCTTTGGATCTGAACCTCAGTTCAGTAGTACCTAATGTGATTGATATGGGGAGTGATACCAGGCAGGATGTAATTGCGGGATTCTTTAGTTCTT GA